One stretch of Euphorbia lathyris chromosome 7, ddEupLath1.1, whole genome shotgun sequence DNA includes these proteins:
- the LOC136234787 gene encoding protein MIZU-KUSSEI 1-like, whose amino-acid sequence MRMMIDLGNHNHTSSLRIIDTPTSVDCGREVRFRRSFRSLVECMVPCCGFQPSDSFDTDSDSTHSSSSSSAVVSGTFFGYRKGRVSFCLQDDTRTSPLLLLEFAVPTAYLAKEMQYGLLRIALECDRMKERSSSCSLFNVPVWTMYCNGRKVGFAIRRKMTVNDVAVLKMMQSVSVGAGVLPVAPKSEEGDLMYLRASFERVMGSADSESFHMINPVGSSGQELSIFLLRS is encoded by the coding sequence ATGAGGATGATGATAGATCTAGGCAACCACAACCACACAAGTTCTCTCCGTATAATCGATACTCCAACCTCCGTCGACTGCGGCAGAGAAGTCCGATTCCGCCGATCATTCAGATCTCTAGTAGAGTGTATGGTCCCTTGCTGCGGATTCCAACCGTCCGATTCATTCGACACCGACTCCGATTCAACTCActcctcatcctcctcctccGCCGTCGTCTCAGGTACTTTCTTCGGTTACAGAAAAGGCCGAGTTAGTTTCTGTCTCCAAGACGATACTCGTACATCTCCGCTTCTGCTCCTCGAATTCGCCGTTCCGACGGCGTATTTAGCGAAGGAGATGCAGTACGGCCTTCTCCGAATAGCGCTGGAATGCGATCGGATGAAGGAAAGATCGAGTTCTTGTTCTCTGTTCAATGTCCCTGTTTGGACTATGTATTGCAATGGGAGGAAGGTCGGATTCGCCATACGGCGGAAGATGACGGTGAATGATGTGGCGGTTTTGAAAATGATGCAGTCGGTTTCTGTTGGTGCTGGTGTTTTGCCGGTGGCGCCTAAATCGGAGGAGGGAGATTTGATGTATTTACGTGCGAGTTTTGAACGAGTTATGGGGTCAGCTGACTCGGAATCGTTTCATATGATAAATCCGGTGGGGAGTTCCGGTCAGGAACTCAGTATTTTTCTGTTGAGATCATGA